In Osmia bicornis bicornis chromosome 10, iOsmBic2.1, whole genome shotgun sequence, one genomic interval encodes:
- the LOC114874365 gene encoding allatostatin-A receptor-like, with protein MLQEMEMHLEKIITNFTNTSHSMYDNESYETDEDSEFNFNRQQVERIVEVVVPIFFGMIGIVGLVGNSLVVIVVAANPGMRSTTNILIINLAVADLLFVIFCIPFTATDFVLPFWPFGNVWCKIVQYLIIVTAYASVYTLVLMSLDRYLAVVHPITSMSWRTENHAILAICIAWAMIFAISTPALVVHGEFQDVDDSSSENLTACRILPQYNWPIFQMSFFLLSYLLPLMLICFFYICMLVRLWRGERVSAESRRGRRRVTRLVLVVVGVFAFCWCPIQVILVTKSLNVYPLTSATIMVQIASHILAYTNSCVNPILYAFLSDSFRKAFRKIIYCRPRPDQNRQLGPLTKTTRAASTGDIL; from the exons ATGCTTCAAGAGATGGAGATGCACTTGGAGAAAATTATCACTAATTTCACGAATACTTCGCACTCGATGTACGACAACGAATCGTACGAAACCGACGAGGATTCCGAGTTCAATTTCAATCGTCAACAAGTGGAGAGAATCGTCGAAGTGGTGGTACCGATATTTTTTGGCATGATCGGTATAGTTGGACTCGTTGGGAATTCTTTAGTGGTGATCGTGGTTGCTGCTAATCCCGGTATGAGATCGACAACGAACATTTTAATCATCAATCTGGCGGTGGCCGATCTGTTGTTCGTCATTTTTTGTATTCCGTTCACCGCGACCGATTTTGTGTTACCATTTTGGCCATTTGGAAACGTTTGGTGCAAGATCGTTCAGTACCTTATCATCGTCACTGCCTATGCCAGCGTTTATACCTTGGTTCTGATGAGCCTTGACAG GTACTTGGCGGTGGTTCATCCTATTACCTCAATGTCATGGAGAACTGAAAATCACGCGATCCTCGCGATTTGCATCGCATGGGCGATGATTTTTGCAATATCCACGCCTGCCCTGGTTGTTCATGGCGAG TTTCAGGACGTGGACGATTCGTCATCGGAGAACCTAACGGCTTGTCGAATTCTGCCACAGTATAATTGGCCTATCTTCCAAATGTCGTTCTTCCTGCTGAGTTACCTGCTGCCACTGATGCTGATATGCTTCTTTTACATTTGCATGCTCGTCAGGCTATGGCGCGGGGAACGCGTCAGCGCCGAGAGTCGACGCGGAAGAAGACGAGTTACGAGGCTGGTGCTCGTCGTAGTTGGCGTTTTCGCCTTTTGTTGGTGCCCTATACAG GTAATCCTGGTAACAAAGTCACTAAACGTGTATCCATTGACATCAGCGACGATAATGGTGCAAATAGCCAGTCACATTTTGGCATACACCAACAGCTGTGTCAATCCTATCCTCTACGCTTTCCTGAGCGACAGTTTTCGAAAAGCATTTCGAAAAATCATTTACTGTAGACCTCGGCCCGATCAAAACAGGCAACTGGGACCATTGACGAAAACTACGAGAGCTGCCAGTACTGGTGACATCCTTTAG